A part of Kitasatospora acidiphila genomic DNA contains:
- a CDS encoding cob(I)yrinic acid a,c-diamide adenosyltransferase — translation MVNLTRIYTRTGDDGSTALGDMSRTSKTDPRLIAYADANEANAALGVAIAVGGLAEDLVTVLTRIQNDLFDVGADLATPVVPDPKYPPLRVEQGYVDWLEGQCDAYLEQLEKLRSFILPGGTPGAAYLHLACTVVRRAERATWAAIEEHGDTVNPLTAKYLNRLSDLLFILARVANKERGDVLWVPGENR, via the coding sequence ATGGTCAATCTGACGCGCATTTACACCCGTACCGGCGATGACGGCAGCACCGCACTCGGCGACATGAGCCGCACCAGTAAGACCGACCCGCGGCTGATCGCCTACGCCGACGCCAACGAGGCCAACGCCGCGCTCGGGGTGGCGATCGCGGTCGGCGGGCTGGCCGAGGACCTGGTGACCGTGCTGACCCGGATCCAGAACGACCTGTTCGACGTCGGCGCGGACTTGGCGACGCCCGTGGTGCCGGATCCCAAGTACCCGCCGCTGCGGGTCGAGCAGGGCTACGTCGACTGGCTGGAGGGCCAGTGCGACGCCTACCTGGAGCAGTTGGAGAAGCTGCGCAGCTTCATCCTGCCGGGCGGCACCCCGGGGGCCGCCTACCTGCACCTGGCCTGCACCGTGGTGCGGCGGGCCGAGCGGGCCACCTGGGCGGCGATCGAGGAGCACGGCGACACCGTCAACCCGCTCACCGCGAAGTACCTGAACCGGCTCTCCGACCTGCTGTTCATCCTGGCCCGGGTGGCCAACAAGGAGCGCGGCGACGTGCTCTGGGTGCCGGGCGAGAACCGCTGA
- a CDS encoding Uma2 family endonuclease, which translates to MTAMATELDLEPGLSEALWQAWLTLELPEGFRAEIIEGFIDVSPTGRRSHARIANRLRDALVRFLEGTGFASFQDLNVLHGHQVYIPDLVIGPEDLEDIPDPDGWGVDATRVSLVAEVVSPGHDGRTRDLIRKRRCYARAGVPVYVIIDDYDGLGHVSVLTDPDPQTSAYLAEVRMPYGTPVTIPEGPAKGFVIDTAVTGEPRGAE; encoded by the coding sequence ATGACCGCTATGGCCACGGAACTAGATCTTGAGCCGGGACTGAGTGAGGCGTTGTGGCAAGCCTGGCTCACGCTGGAACTCCCCGAGGGCTTTCGTGCCGAGATCATCGAGGGGTTCATCGACGTGTCGCCTACCGGACGGCGGAGCCATGCTCGGATCGCCAACCGCCTTCGTGATGCGCTTGTCCGTTTCCTGGAGGGAACCGGGTTCGCCTCCTTCCAGGACCTCAATGTGCTTCACGGTCACCAGGTCTACATCCCGGATCTGGTTATCGGACCGGAGGACCTGGAGGATATTCCAGATCCCGATGGTTGGGGTGTCGACGCGACCCGGGTGTCCCTGGTCGCCGAGGTTGTGTCACCAGGGCATGACGGGCGGACGCGTGATCTCATCCGGAAGCGTCGCTGCTATGCACGAGCTGGTGTTCCGGTCTACGTGATCATCGACGACTACGACGGCCTCGGGCATGTCAGCGTCCTCACCGATCCCGACCCGCAGACGAGCGCCTACTTGGCCGAAGTCCGCATGCCCTACGGCACCCCCGTCACCATCCCCGAAGGCCCCGCCAAGGGGTTCGTGATCGACACCGCCGTCACCGGTGAGCCGCGCGGCGCTGAGTAG